A window from Vidua macroura isolate BioBank_ID:100142 chromosome 20, ASM2450914v1, whole genome shotgun sequence encodes these proteins:
- the TRPV3 gene encoding transient receptor potential cation channel subfamily V member 3 → MIKDNNEIVPLMGKKTNLPGNPPANQQEKKVTEGTPTKKSSHFFLEIDGFESNASPNNTSPPVFSKPMDSNIRPCASANGEDMDSPQSLQDDATEYSPNVDSCGATTCQGPELRNARKKLKRNLFRAVSEGNAEELQRLLAELRERSGSCTSLPVPDYLMKKFTASDTGKTCLMKALLNINQNTNEIVNMLLSFAEENGILERFINAAYTEEAYKGQTALNIAIERRQYEITQSLIEKGADVNAHAQGIFFNPKHKHEGFYFGETALALAACTNQPDIIELLMDNARTNISSQDSRGNNILHALVTVAEDSKTQNDFVIRMYDMILLRSKDRTLETTKNKEGLTPLQLAAKTGKLEILKYILSREIREKPNRSLSRKFTDWAYGPVQSSLYDLTELDTTADNSVLEIIVYNTNIGNRHEMLTLEPLNSLLRMKWKKFARHMFFMSCCFYFLYNVTLTLVSYHRPNENEAPPYPLALTRGVGWLQLSGQVMVMLGAIFLAIKESVAIFLLRPSDLQSILSDAWFHFAFFIQALLVIFSVFLYLFSYKEHLVCLVLAMALGWANMLYFTRGFQSMGIYSVMIQKVILQDVIKFLVVYIVFLLGFGVALAALIETCQEGGECHSNSSLGPVLMDLFKLTLGLGDLEIQQNSKYPVLFLLLLITFVVLTFVLLLNMLIALMGETVEDISKESEHIWKLQRARTILEFEKFLPKCLKKKFQLGERCKVAENDTRVCLRINEVKWTEWKTHVSFINEDPGPTDPSKIQDNSRTNSKNTLNTFEEMDDLPETSV, encoded by the exons ATGATTAAAGATAACAACGAAATTGTTCCACTAATGGGCAAGAAAACAAACCTGCCTGGAAATCCCCCTGCAAACCAGCAAGAGAAAAAGGTGACTGAAGGCACTCCCACCAAGAAAAG TTCCCACTTTTTCCTGGAGATTGATGGTTTTGAAAGCAATGCCAGTCCCAATAACACCTCTCCCCCCGTGTTTTCCAAACCCATGGATTCCAATATTCGCCCGTG tgcATCTGCAAATGGGGAAGACATGGATTCCCCTCAGTCTCTTCAGGATGATGCCACAGAATACAGCCCTAACGTGGACAGCTGTGG TGCTACCACATGCCAAGGCCCTGAGCTGAGGAATGCCAGGAAGAAGCTGAAGAGGAACCTGTTCCGGGCAGTGTCCGAGGGGAACGCGGAGGAGCTGCAGCGGCTGCTGGCCGAGCTGAGGGAGCGCTCGGGTTCCTGCACCTCCCTGCCCGTGCCAG ATTACTTGATGAAGAAGTTCACGGCTTCAGACACTGGCAAAACTTGTCTGATGAAAGCTCTGCTGAACATCAACCAGAACACAAATGAGATAGTGAACATGCTCCTGTCCTTTGCAGAGGAAAATGGCATTTTGGAGAGATTTATCAATGCAGCATACACAGAAGAGGCATATAAAG GCCAGACAGCTCTAAATATTGCCATTGAGAGGAGACAGTATGAAATCACCCAGAGCCTCATAGAGAAAGGAGCTGATGTCAATGCTCATGCCCAGGGCATTTTCTTTAATCCCAAACACAAGCATGAAGGCTTTTATTTTG GTGAGACTGCCCTGGCTTTGGCAGCATGTACCAACCAGCCAGACATAATTGAGCTGTTAATGGACAATGCCAGGACCAATATTTCCTCTCAGGATTCCAGAGGAAACAACATCCTCCATGCATTAGTGACCGTGGCAGAGGACTCCAAAACACAGAATGACTTTGTGATCAGAATGTATGACATGATCCTGCTGAGAAGTAAAGACAGAACTCTGGAAACAACCAAGAATAAGGAGGGTTTGACACCGCTGCAGTTAGCTGCAAAAACTGGGAAATTAGAG ATTCTGAAGTACATCCTGAGCAGAGAGATCAGAGAGAAGCCAAACAGGAGCCTGTCAAGAAAATTCACAGACTGGGCTTATGGCCCTGTTCAGTCTTCTCTGTATGACCTGACAGAGCTGGACACCACTGCTGACAACTCAGTGCTGGAAATCATTGTCTATAATACAAATATTGGT aaTCGTCACGAGATGCTGACTTTGGAGCCTCTGAACTCACTGCTGAGGATGAAATGGAAGAAGTTTGCACGGCACATGTTCTTCATGTCctgctgtttttatttcctgtacAATGTAACATTAACATTGGTCTCCTACCACAGGCCTAATGAAAACGAA GCTCCTCCTTATCCACTGGCTCTGACCCGAGGAGTGGGGTGGCTGCAGTTGTCAGGACAGGTCATGGTTATGTTAGGAGCAATATTTTTAGCCATAAAAgag AGTGTGGCCATCTTCCTGCTCAGGCCCTCAGACCTGCAGTCCATTCTCTCTGATGCCTGGTTCCACTTTGCATT tTTTATACAAGCTTTGCTTGTGATCTTCTCTGTCTTTTTGTACTTGTTTTCCTACAAAGAACACCTGGTGTGTCTTGTTTTGGCAATGGCCCTTGGCTGGGCCAATATGCTCTATTTCACCAGAGGCTTCCAGTCCATGGGCATTTACAGTGTGATGATTCAAAAG GTCATCCTGCAAGATGTGATCAAGTTTTTAGTTGTCTACATCGTGTTTTTGCTGGGATTTGGTGTAG ctctggctgccctgatTGAGACGTGTCAGGAGGGTGGGGAATGCCACTCCAACAGCAGCCTGGGACCTGTCCTGATGGATCTTTTCAAGCTCACCCTGGGTCTGGGTGACCTGGAGATCCAGCAGAACTCCAAGTACCCTGTCCTGTTTCTCCTGCTCCTAATAACTTTCGTTGTGCTGACTTTTGTTCTTCTCTTGAACATGCTGATTGCGTTAATGGGAGAAACGGTGGAGGATATTTCTAAGGAGAGTGAGCACATCTGGAAACTCCAG AGAGCCAGGACTATTTTGGAATTTGAAAAATTCTTACCAAAATGCCTGAAGaaaaaattccagctgggagAACGGTGTAAAGTGGCTGAAAATGACACCAGGGTGTGTTTAAG GATTAATGAAGTGAAATGGACCGAGTGGAAAACCCATGTTTCATTTATTAATGAAGATCCAGGGCCAACAG ATCCAAGCAAAATTCAAGATAATTCAAGAACTAATAGCAAAAACACCCTGAATACATTTGAAGAAATGGATGATTTGCCTGAAACTTCTGTTTAG